In Phenylobacterium koreense, one DNA window encodes the following:
- a CDS encoding EAL domain-containing protein: protein MRQFTSVALSATYLCFALIVALLLWRNGGGWAAGVAALVGGLGLCLAIHGLVAQTLKLRSLRREFEDVREAHRIMLGQMEQLDGRLAEMAEAVNTDLGRSEAIEDELQMLEGLVEELGDRLDERVAAVSAATPLRREEPPPRRSGLLDTVRDALAENRIDLYLQPVVALPQRRTVFYESYSRLRDAAGRVLTPSEYMEVAEAEGLVASIDNLLLFRCVQIVRRLAKQDRKVGIFCNISISSLADDSFFPQFLDLLSANRDLAGALIFELGQDAYDRRGAVEARNMAKLGELGFRFSIDKVVNLDIDFQDLARSDVKFLKIGAPVLLDELVETEDGLVLRSMPDLAAQDFATLTRRFGVELVAEKVESERQIVDILELDIGLGQGHLFGEPRAIRDAVLTEVESPVSLAPDLPAAARGGVGLLARRTAAASRL, encoded by the coding sequence ATGCGACAGTTCACTTCGGTGGCGCTTTCGGCCACCTACCTCTGTTTTGCGCTGATCGTCGCCCTCCTCTTGTGGCGGAACGGCGGCGGCTGGGCGGCCGGCGTCGCGGCCCTGGTCGGCGGGCTCGGCCTCTGCCTGGCCATCCACGGCCTCGTGGCCCAGACCCTGAAGCTCCGCAGCCTGCGCCGCGAATTCGAGGACGTGCGCGAAGCGCACCGCATCATGCTCGGCCAGATGGAGCAGCTCGACGGCCGCCTGGCCGAGATGGCCGAAGCCGTGAACACCGACCTCGGCCGCTCCGAGGCGATCGAGGACGAGCTGCAGATGCTGGAAGGTCTGGTCGAAGAGCTCGGCGACCGGCTGGACGAGCGGGTCGCCGCGGTCAGCGCCGCCACGCCCCTGCGCCGGGAAGAGCCGCCCCCCCGCCGCTCCGGCCTGCTGGACACCGTCCGCGACGCTCTGGCCGAGAACCGCATCGACCTCTACCTGCAGCCGGTGGTCGCGCTGCCCCAGCGCCGCACGGTCTTCTACGAAAGCTATTCGCGGCTGCGTGACGCCGCCGGTCGGGTCCTCACCCCGTCCGAATACATGGAGGTCGCTGAGGCCGAGGGCCTGGTCGCCTCCATCGACAACCTGCTGCTGTTCCGCTGCGTGCAGATCGTCCGGCGCCTGGCCAAGCAGGACCGCAAGGTCGGCATCTTCTGCAACATCTCGATCTCCAGCCTGGCGGACGACAGCTTCTTCCCGCAGTTCCTGGACCTGCTCTCGGCCAACCGCGACCTCGCCGGCGCGCTGATCTTCGAGCTCGGCCAGGACGCCTATGACCGCCGCGGCGCGGTCGAGGCCCGCAACATGGCCAAGCTGGGCGAGCTGGGCTTCCGCTTCTCCATCGACAAGGTCGTCAACCTGGACATCGACTTCCAGGACCTCGCCCGCTCCGACGTGAAGTTCCTCAAGATCGGCGCGCCCGTGCTGCTGGACGAACTTGTCGAAACCGAGGACGGCCTCGTCCTGCGCTCTATGCCCGACCTCGCCGCCCAGGACTTCGCCACCCTGACCCGCCGCTTCGGCGTCGAGCTGGTGGCCGAGAAGGTCGAGAGCGAGCGCCAGATCGTCGATATCCTCGAACTCGACATCGGCCTTGGCCAAGGCCACCTGTTCGGCGAGCCCCGCGCCATCCGCGACGCGGTCCTGACCGAGGTCGAGAGCCCGGTCTCCCTCGCCCCCGACCTGCCGGCCGCAGCCCGCGGCGGGGTCGGGCTGCTGGCCCGGCGCACGGCTGCGGCGAGCCGTCTCTGA
- a CDS encoding electron transfer flavoprotein subunit alpha/FixB family protein, with translation MAVLVIADHDNASLKDSTNKTVTAALALSGDVDVLVAGKDAKAAADAAAKVAGVRKVLLAESDELGQGLAEAFEATVVPLMAGYDAVLTPATSQGKNISPRIAAKLDVAQISEIVEVVSADTFVRPIYAGNALETVQSADAKKVITVRPTAFKAAAEGGSASIENVAAGAVSAKVKFIDQQLVKSARPELTGAKIVVSGGRAMGSAEEFQKVIEPLADKLGAAVGASRAAVDAGYAPNDYQVGQTGKIVAPELYIAVGISGAIQHLAGMKDSKVIVAINKDADAPIFQVADFGLVADYKAAVPELMDALSAAGK, from the coding sequence ATGGCCGTTCTCGTCATCGCCGATCACGACAACGCGTCGCTGAAGGACTCGACCAACAAGACCGTGACCGCCGCCCTCGCCCTCTCGGGCGACGTGGACGTCCTGGTCGCCGGTAAGGACGCCAAGGCCGCTGCTGACGCCGCCGCCAAGGTCGCCGGCGTGCGCAAGGTGCTGCTGGCCGAAAGCGACGAGCTGGGTCAAGGCCTGGCCGAAGCCTTCGAAGCCACCGTCGTTCCGCTCATGGCGGGCTACGACGCGGTCCTGACCCCGGCCACCTCGCAGGGCAAGAACATCAGCCCGCGCATCGCCGCCAAGCTGGACGTCGCCCAGATCTCGGAAATCGTCGAGGTCGTCAGCGCCGACACCTTCGTGCGCCCGATCTACGCCGGCAACGCCCTGGAAACCGTCCAGTCGGCCGACGCCAAGAAGGTCATCACCGTCCGTCCGACCGCCTTCAAGGCGGCGGCTGAAGGCGGGTCGGCCTCGATCGAGAACGTCGCCGCCGGCGCCGTCTCGGCGAAGGTCAAGTTCATCGACCAGCAACTGGTGAAGTCGGCCCGTCCGGAACTGACCGGCGCCAAGATCGTCGTCTCCGGCGGTCGCGCCATGGGTTCGGCCGAAGAGTTCCAGAAGGTCATCGAGCCGCTCGCCGACAAGCTCGGCGCCGCCGTCGGCGCCAGCCGCGCCGCGGTCGACGCGGGCTACGCCCCGAACGACTACCAGGTCGGCCAGACCGGCAAGATCGTGGCTCCGGAGCTCTATATCGCCGTCGGCATCTCCGGCGCGATCCAGCACCTGGCCGGCATGAAGGACTCCAAGGTGATCGTCGCGATCAACAAGGACGCCGACGCGCCGATCTTCCAGGTCGCCGACTTCGGCCTGGTCGCCGACTACAAGGCCGCCGTGCCGGAACTGATGGACGCCCTGTCCGCCGCCGGCAAGTAA
- a CDS encoding electron transfer flavoprotein subunit beta/FixA family protein has protein sequence MKVLVPVKRVIDSNVKARVKSDQSGVDLANVKMSINPFCEIAVEEAVRLKEKGVATEVVVVSIGPAQAQETLRQALAMGADRGVLVQTDQDLEPLEVAKTLKAVIAEENPNVVIMGKQAIDGDNNATGQMLAALLDWPQATFASALELAGDTAKVTREVDGGLQTIEVGLPAIVTADLRLNEPRYASLPNIMKAKKKPLDTKELSALGVDAKPHLKVLKVTEPAKRSAGIKVETAGDLVANLKTAGVL, from the coding sequence ATGAAGGTGTTGGTCCCGGTCAAACGGGTGATCGATTCAAACGTCAAGGCCAGGGTGAAGTCCGACCAGTCGGGCGTCGACCTCGCCAATGTGAAGATGTCCATCAATCCCTTCTGCGAAATCGCAGTCGAGGAAGCCGTACGCCTGAAGGAAAAGGGCGTGGCGACCGAGGTGGTGGTCGTCTCCATCGGCCCGGCCCAGGCTCAGGAAACCCTCCGTCAGGCCCTCGCCATGGGCGCTGACCGTGGCGTGCTGGTCCAGACCGACCAGGATCTGGAGCCGCTGGAAGTCGCCAAGACCCTCAAGGCGGTGATCGCCGAGGAAAACCCGAACGTCGTCATCATGGGCAAGCAAGCCATCGACGGCGACAACAACGCCACCGGCCAGATGCTGGCGGCCCTGCTCGACTGGCCGCAGGCGACCTTCGCCTCGGCGCTCGAACTGGCCGGCGACACCGCCAAGGTGACCCGTGAAGTCGACGGCGGCCTGCAGACCATCGAGGTCGGCCTGCCCGCGATCGTCACCGCCGACCTGCGCCTGAACGAGCCGCGCTACGCTTCGCTGCCGAACATCATGAAGGCCAAGAAGAAGCCGCTCGACACCAAGGAACTCAGCGCGCTCGGCGTCGACGCCAAGCCGCATCTGAAGGTTCTGAAGGTCACCGAGCCCGCCAAGCGCTCGGCCGGCATCAAGGTGGAAACCGCCGGCGATCTCGTCGCTAACCTCAAGACCGCGGGGGTGCTCTAA
- a CDS encoding acyl-CoA dehydrogenase family protein: MMLLPDLPNLLAQAADAAEAFVARARRAVAERVAPAGRLDRRALDAEQHVAHGLAWAASYAMTLRQTATWAARLAGEGRLGEAEALPAQLLGYEYLSQLAGGLPMNQGETFRPADLDLDGAVLSPAIAALRPGATQAVRLRIVELLEAARGRPSLEAGGLDDMLEQVRDQFHAFAEEKIVPFAHGWHLRDELIPLPLIEELSALGVFGLTAPETYGGSGLGKVAMCVVSEALSRGWIGTGSLGTRSEIAAELIIAHGTDEQKRRFLPAITSGAIIPTAVFTEPEAGSDLGSLRTRAVREGDVWKVTGAKTWITHAARADLMTLLVRTDPASKDHRGLSMFLAQKPRGTGQNPFPAEGMGGGEIGVIGYRGMKEYEIAFDGFSVPHANLLGGQEGQGFSQLMATFESARIQTAARAIGVGQSALDLALDYALSRRQFGQPIAQFPRVANKLAMMAAELLGARRLTWFAAAAKDEGRRCDLEAGMAKLTAARVAWATADNAVQIHGGTGFATEQPVSRVLADARILNIFEGAGEIQAQVIARRLVEGAN, encoded by the coding sequence ATGATGCTTCTTCCCGACCTCCCGAACCTGCTCGCCCAGGCCGCCGACGCCGCCGAAGCCTTCGTCGCCCGGGCTAGGCGCGCCGTCGCCGAAAGGGTCGCCCCGGCAGGCCGGCTCGACCGGCGCGCGCTGGACGCAGAGCAGCACGTCGCCCACGGCCTGGCCTGGGCCGCATCCTACGCCATGACCCTGCGCCAGACCGCGACCTGGGCGGCTCGGCTGGCCGGCGAGGGCCGGCTCGGAGAGGCCGAGGCGCTGCCGGCCCAACTGCTCGGCTACGAGTATCTCAGCCAGCTCGCCGGGGGGCTGCCCATGAACCAGGGCGAGACCTTCCGCCCGGCCGACCTCGATCTCGACGGCGCGGTGCTCAGCCCCGCCATCGCCGCCCTGCGCCCCGGCGCGACCCAGGCCGTACGCCTGCGGATCGTGGAGCTGCTGGAGGCGGCCCGCGGACGCCCGTCGCTGGAGGCCGGCGGCCTGGACGACATGCTCGAGCAGGTGCGCGATCAGTTCCACGCCTTCGCCGAGGAGAAGATCGTCCCCTTCGCCCACGGCTGGCACCTGCGCGACGAGCTGATCCCCCTGCCGCTGATCGAGGAGCTCTCCGCCCTCGGCGTTTTCGGCCTGACCGCGCCGGAGACCTATGGCGGCTCGGGCCTCGGCAAGGTCGCCATGTGCGTGGTCTCCGAGGCCCTGTCGCGCGGCTGGATCGGGACCGGCTCGCTGGGCACCCGCTCCGAGATCGCCGCCGAACTGATCATCGCCCACGGCACGGACGAACAGAAGCGGCGCTTCCTCCCGGCCATCACCTCCGGCGCGATCATCCCGACCGCCGTCTTCACCGAGCCGGAGGCCGGCTCGGATCTCGGCTCGCTGCGCACCCGCGCCGTGCGCGAGGGCGACGTCTGGAAGGTCACCGGCGCCAAGACCTGGATCACCCACGCCGCCCGCGCCGATCTGATGACCCTGCTGGTCCGCACCGACCCGGCCTCGAAGGACCACCGCGGGCTGTCGATGTTCCTGGCGCAAAAGCCGCGCGGGACCGGCCAGAATCCGTTCCCCGCCGAGGGCATGGGCGGCGGCGAGATCGGCGTCATCGGTTATCGCGGCATGAAGGAGTACGAGATCGCCTTCGACGGCTTTTCCGTGCCCCACGCCAACCTGCTGGGCGGCCAGGAGGGGCAGGGCTTCTCCCAGCTCATGGCCACCTTCGAGAGCGCCCGCATCCAGACCGCGGCCCGCGCCATAGGGGTCGGCCAGTCGGCCCTGGACCTCGCCCTCGACTACGCCCTGTCGCGCCGCCAGTTCGGCCAGCCGATCGCCCAATTCCCCCGGGTCGCCAACAAGCTGGCCATGATGGCGGCCGAACTGCTCGGCGCCCGGCGGCTCACCTGGTTCGCGGCCGCCGCCAAGGACGAGGGCCGTCGCTGCGATCTGGAGGCCGGCATGGCCAAGCTGACGGCCGCGCGGGTCGCCTGGGCCACCGCCGACAACGCCGTCCAGATCCACGGCGGTACGGGCTTCGCCACCGAACAGCCGGTCAGCCGCGTCCTGGCCGACGCGCGGATCCTCAACATCTTCGAGGGCGCCGGCGAGATTCAGGCCCAGGTCATAGCTCGCCGCCTGGTGGAAGGCGCCAACTAG
- a CDS encoding TetR/AcrR family transcriptional regulator, which produces MKHVPSNIEVASETQVRVPTRRALAKQQTRAKVLSAARRLFSEQGYEGATIRDIAAEAGMSTGAVFANFTDKSDLFREIMIADLEALVEAMREAASRGRGIDDTLVKLFSAGYAFYKSRLPLARAAFGISWLPDQGQELRNLPPVETLQGLFYEQLALAVERGELSQEAELKLRSQMLFDSYQANYQEAIFGGWSLEALQAKSKDQIRVILAGARRD; this is translated from the coding sequence ATGAAGCACGTCCCCAGCAACATCGAAGTCGCCAGCGAGACCCAGGTCCGCGTCCCCACCCGCCGCGCGCTCGCCAAGCAGCAAACCCGGGCCAAGGTTCTGTCGGCCGCCCGCCGCCTGTTCTCCGAGCAGGGCTACGAAGGCGCGACCATCCGGGACATCGCCGCCGAGGCGGGCATGTCCACCGGCGCCGTCTTCGCCAACTTCACCGACAAATCGGACCTCTTCCGCGAAATCATGATCGCGGACCTCGAGGCCCTGGTCGAAGCCATGCGTGAAGCCGCCTCCCGCGGCCGCGGCATTGACGACACCCTGGTGAAGCTCTTCTCGGCCGGCTACGCCTTCTACAAGAGCCGCCTGCCGCTGGCCCGCGCCGCCTTCGGAATCTCCTGGCTGCCCGATCAAGGCCAGGAGCTGCGCAACCTGCCGCCGGTCGAAACCCTCCAGGGTCTGTTCTACGAACAGCTCGCCCTTGCGGTCGAACGCGGCGAGCTTTCGCAGGAAGCCGAGCTCAAGCTGCGCAGCCAGATGCTGTTCGACAGCTATCAGGCCAACTATCAGGAAGCGATCTTCGGCGGCTGGAGCCTGGAAGCCCTGCAAGCCAAGTCGAAAGACCAGATTCGGGTCATCCTGGCTGGCGCGCGCCGCGACTGA
- a CDS encoding 3-hydroxybutyryl-CoA dehydrogenase has product MVQIKSVGIIGAGQMGSGIAHVCALGGYDVLLHDVSQDKIEAGLALIERNMARQVARGIIDQSAMEAGLARIKAAPELQTVGATDLAIEAATENEDVKKTIFKALTPHLAEQTILASNTSSISITRLGAASDRPERFIGLHFMNPVPLMNLVEIIRGIATDAPTYETAVEFARSLGKTTANAEDFPAFIVNRILVPMINEAIYTLYEGVGTVDAIDTALKLGANHPMGPLELGDFIGLDTVLSIMNVLYDGLADSKYRPCPLLVKYVEAGWLGRKAGRGFYDYRGEKPVPTR; this is encoded by the coding sequence ATGGTTCAGATCAAGTCGGTTGGGATTATCGGCGCGGGCCAGATGGGCTCGGGCATCGCGCATGTCTGCGCCCTGGGCGGCTACGACGTGCTGCTGCACGACGTGAGCCAAGACAAGATCGAGGCCGGCCTGGCGCTGATCGAAAGGAACATGGCCCGGCAGGTCGCCCGCGGCATCATCGACCAGTCGGCGATGGAAGCCGGCCTCGCCCGCATCAAGGCTGCGCCCGAACTCCAGACCGTCGGCGCCACTGATCTCGCTATCGAGGCGGCCACCGAGAACGAAGACGTCAAGAAGACCATCTTCAAGGCCCTGACGCCGCACCTGGCCGAACAGACCATCCTGGCGTCCAACACCTCCTCGATCTCCATCACCCGGCTGGGCGCGGCCTCCGACCGCCCCGAGCGCTTCATCGGCCTGCACTTCATGAACCCGGTGCCGCTGATGAACCTCGTGGAGATCATCCGCGGCATCGCCACCGACGCCCCGACCTACGAGACCGCCGTCGAGTTCGCCCGTTCGCTCGGCAAGACCACCGCCAACGCCGAAGACTTCCCGGCCTTCATCGTCAACCGGATCCTGGTGCCGATGATCAACGAGGCGATCTACACCCTCTACGAAGGCGTCGGCACGGTGGACGCCATCGACACCGCCCTGAAGCTGGGCGCCAACCATCCGATGGGCCCGCTGGAGCTCGGCGACTTCATCGGCCTGGACACCGTCCTGTCGATCATGAACGTCCTCTATGACGGTCTGGCGGATTCCAAGTACCGTCCCTGCCCGCTGCTGGTGAAGTACGTCGAGGCCGGCTGGCTGGGCCGCAAGGCCGGCCGCGGCTTCTACGACTATCGCGGCGAGAAACCCGTCCCCACCCGCTAG
- a CDS encoding bifunctional riboflavin kinase/FAD synthetase — MRIVHGWKGLEEADKHAAVALGNFDGVHRGHQRVIAEAARAAMEQKAPLGVISFEPHPRQIFQPGAPAFRIMKPDQQARALAALGVDVFYVLAFDQEMANLTDRQFVEDVLVRGLGVRHVAVGFDISFGKGRTGSPELMTRYGQEFGFTVSVAEALGDGQEKFSSTGVRQALREGRPQDAAAILGRPFAIEGVVERGRQLGRTLGYPTANVALTDYVAPRYGVYATRTRLPDGREIAGVANIGVNPTIPGEIAARLEVWLFDFDEDLYGQVIETDLVAFLRPELKFDSLEAMTAQIMEDARQARALLLPEF, encoded by the coding sequence ATGCGTATCGTTCACGGCTGGAAGGGACTGGAAGAGGCCGACAAGCATGCGGCCGTCGCCCTCGGCAATTTCGACGGCGTCCACCGCGGCCACCAGCGGGTGATCGCCGAGGCCGCCCGCGCCGCCATGGAGCAGAAGGCGCCGCTCGGCGTCATCAGCTTCGAGCCCCATCCGCGCCAGATCTTCCAGCCGGGCGCCCCGGCCTTCCGGATCATGAAGCCCGATCAGCAGGCCCGCGCCCTGGCGGCCCTCGGCGTCGATGTCTTCTATGTCCTGGCCTTCGACCAGGAGATGGCCAACCTCACCGACCGCCAGTTCGTCGAGGACGTGCTGGTCCGCGGCCTGGGCGTTCGCCACGTGGCCGTCGGCTTCGACATCTCCTTCGGCAAGGGCCGCACCGGCAGCCCCGAGCTGATGACCAGGTACGGCCAGGAGTTCGGCTTCACCGTCTCGGTGGCCGAGGCCCTCGGCGATGGCCAGGAGAAGTTCTCCTCCACCGGCGTGCGCCAGGCCCTGCGTGAGGGCCGGCCGCAGGACGCCGCGGCGATCCTTGGCCGCCCCTTCGCCATCGAAGGCGTGGTCGAGCGCGGCCGCCAGCTCGGCCGCACCCTGGGCTATCCCACCGCCAACGTCGCCCTGACCGACTATGTGGCGCCGAGGTACGGCGTCTACGCCACCCGCACCCGCCTGCCCGACGGCCGCGAGATCGCCGGCGTCGCCAATATCGGCGTTAATCCCACCATCCCGGGCGAGATCGCGGCGCGCCTGGAAGTCTGGCTCTTCGATTTCGACGAAGACCTCTATGGCCAGGTGATCGAAACCGACCTCGTCGCCTTCCTCCGGCCGGAGCTGAAGTTC
- a CDS encoding cob(I)yrinic acid a,c-diamide adenosyltransferase encodes MVTLNKIYTRTGDAGATRLATGQQVSKAALRVEAYGAVDEANACLGLARLHTAADSDLDAMLARVQNELFDLGADLAAPPRPDEPLTLRMVESQVERLEREIDAMNAGLPPLASFILPGGTPAAAHLHLARTVARRAERVAVAMTEAGETVGPAAMKYLNRLSDFLFVAARHANDRGASEVFWRSGATR; translated from the coding sequence TTGGTCACCCTGAACAAGATCTACACCCGCACGGGCGACGCCGGCGCCACGCGCCTGGCCACCGGCCAGCAGGTCTCGAAGGCCGCGCTGCGTGTGGAGGCTTACGGCGCGGTGGACGAAGCCAACGCCTGCCTCGGCCTGGCCCGCCTGCACACCGCCGCCGACTCCGACCTCGACGCCATGCTGGCCCGCGTCCAGAACGAACTCTTCGACCTGGGCGCCGACCTCGCCGCCCCGCCGCGGCCGGACGAGCCGCTGACTCTGCGAATGGTCGAGAGCCAGGTCGAGCGCCTGGAGCGCGAGATCGACGCCATGAACGCCGGGCTGCCGCCGCTCGCCTCCTTCATCCTCCCCGGAGGAACGCCGGCCGCCGCCCACCTGCATCTGGCCCGCACGGTGGCCCGGCGCGCCGAACGCGTCGCCGTCGCCATGACCGAGGCCGGCGAGACCGTCGGCCCTGCGGCCATGAAGTATCTGAACCGCCTCTCGGACTTCCTCTTCGTCGCCGCCCGTCACGCCAATGACCGCGGAGCTTCGGAAGTGTTCTGGCGCTCGGGCGCGACCCGCTAG
- a CDS encoding glutathione S-transferase family protein: MLVVHHLNDSRSQRILWLLEELGLPYEVKTYLRDATTRLAPPELKAVHPLGKSPVITEDGATINESGAIIDYVLRRHAAGRLAPPMGTPQYEAHQQWLHYAEGSAMLPLMLLMYVSRLGEAGAPLQPRIEDELANHLGYLNRSLEGRDYLMGADFTAADIQMSFVGEVAGAFGRFEAYPNIAAWVRRFQARPAYRAALEKGGPYSLGPRS; the protein is encoded by the coding sequence ATGCTCGTCGTTCACCATCTCAACGATTCCCGTTCCCAGCGTATCCTGTGGCTCCTGGAGGAGCTCGGGCTCCCCTACGAGGTCAAGACTTACCTCCGTGACGCCACGACAAGGCTAGCCCCTCCCGAGCTGAAGGCGGTGCATCCGCTGGGCAAGTCGCCGGTGATCACCGAGGACGGCGCGACCATCAACGAGTCCGGGGCGATCATCGACTATGTCCTGCGCCGGCATGCGGCCGGCCGATTGGCCCCGCCAATGGGCACGCCGCAGTACGAGGCGCATCAGCAGTGGCTGCACTACGCCGAGGGCTCGGCCATGCTGCCCTTGATGCTGCTGATGTATGTGAGCCGGCTGGGCGAGGCCGGCGCGCCGCTGCAGCCGCGCATCGAGGACGAGCTGGCCAACCACCTGGGCTATCTGAACCGGTCTTTGGAGGGCCGGGACTACCTGATGGGCGCGGACTTCACCGCAGCCGACATCCAGATGAGCTTCGTGGGCGAAGTGGCGGGGGCGTTCGGCCGGTTCGAGGCCTATCCGAACATCGCCGCCTGGGTCCGCCGCTTCCAGGCCCGGCCCGCCTACCGTGCGGCGCTGGAGAAGGGCGGGCCGTATAGTCTGGGACCGCGTTCGTAG
- a CDS encoding TIGR01459 family HAD-type hydrolase, with the protein MTAPVLINGLSAVADRYDVLLSDIWGVIHNGRESFKPACDALARWRAERGPVILISNAPRPSSAVHSQLDQLGVPREAWSAFISSGDATRILLSGRAPGPAWAIGPEKDAALYEGLDLTFAGPDKAAFISCTGPYDDDVEGPDDYAERFEVALARKLPMICANPDIVVQKGDRLIYCGGALAQRYEQMGGEVIMAGKPHAPIYGLCLGEAQVLLGRPLDPSRVLCIGDGIATDAKGANDQGLDMLFVASGIHGAETIGPAGIDATAVESLLAKDGARATYAIADLAW; encoded by the coding sequence ATGACTGCGCCCGTCCTGATCAACGGCCTCTCGGCCGTCGCCGACCGCTACGACGTCCTGCTCTCCGACATCTGGGGCGTGATCCACAACGGCCGCGAAAGCTTCAAGCCGGCGTGCGACGCCCTCGCCCGCTGGCGGGCCGAGCGCGGGCCGGTGATCCTGATCTCCAACGCCCCGCGCCCCTCCAGCGCCGTCCACTCCCAGCTCGACCAGCTCGGCGTCCCGCGGGAAGCCTGGTCAGCCTTCATCTCCTCGGGCGACGCCACCCGCATCCTGCTCAGCGGCCGCGCGCCCGGCCCGGCCTGGGCCATCGGGCCGGAAAAGGACGCCGCGCTCTATGAGGGCCTCGACCTCACCTTCGCCGGTCCGGACAAGGCCGCCTTCATCTCCTGCACCGGCCCCTATGACGACGACGTCGAGGGCCCGGATGATTACGCCGAGCGCTTCGAAGTCGCCCTGGCCCGCAAGCTGCCGATGATCTGCGCCAATCCGGACATCGTCGTCCAGAAGGGCGACCGCCTGATCTATTGCGGCGGGGCCCTGGCCCAGCGCTACGAGCAAATGGGCGGCGAGGTGATCATGGCCGGCAAGCCGCACGCCCCGATCTATGGCCTCTGCCTCGGCGAGGCCCAGGTGCTGCTCGGCCGGCCGCTCGACCCGTCCCGGGTGCTCTGCATCGGCGACGGGATCGCAACCGACGCCAAGGGCGCCAACGACCAGGGCCTCGACATGCTCTTCGTCGCCAGCGGCATCCATGGCGCCGAGACCATCGGTCCGGCCGGCATCGATGCGACGGCCGTCGAAAGCCTGCTCGCCAAGGACGGCGCGCGGGCCACCTACGCCATCGCCGATCTGGCGTGGTGA
- a CDS encoding twin transmembrane helix small protein — translation MNIFAYLIPISLIAVTLTLFVGLYALFRGGDFGRSYSNKLMRLRVVLQAVAIAILVLAVWWRTKFGG, via the coding sequence ATGAACATCTTCGCCTACCTGATCCCGATCAGCCTGATCGCCGTTACCCTCACCCTGTTCGTGGGTCTCTACGCCCTGTTCCGCGGCGGCGACTTCGGCCGGTCCTACTCGAACAAGCTGATGCGGCTTCGCGTCGTGCTGCAGGCTGTAGCGATCGCCATCCTGGTGCTGGCGGTCTGGTGGCGGACCAAGTTCGGGGGCTAG
- a CDS encoding MaoC family dehydratase, with amino-acid sequence MQGLFFEDLTVGQSAETTKIVGTADVEAFAAVSGDTNPVHLDEDYALTTPFQGRIAHGMLSAAYISAVLGTKLPGPGAIYLNQSLRFRRPVKIGDPVVTRVTVQALDERRAHATLATVCQVDGKTVVDGEAVVMVPRRPTSRV; translated from the coding sequence GTGCAAGGACTATTCTTCGAGGATCTGACCGTGGGCCAGTCGGCCGAGACGACCAAGATCGTCGGAACCGCGGACGTGGAGGCCTTCGCCGCCGTCTCCGGCGACACCAATCCGGTCCATCTGGATGAGGACTACGCCCTGACCACGCCGTTCCAGGGCCGCATCGCCCACGGCATGCTGTCGGCCGCCTACATCTCCGCCGTCCTGGGCACCAAGCTTCCGGGCCCGGGCGCCATCTACCTGAACCAGTCCCTGCGCTTCCGCCGGCCGGTGAAGATCGGCGACCCGGTCGTCACCCGCGTCACCGTCCAGGCCCTGGACGAACGCCGCGCCCACGCGACCCTCGCCACCGTCTGCCAGGTGGACGGCAAGACCGTGGTCGACGGCGAGGCCGTGGTCATGGTCCCGCGCCGCCCCACGTCAAGGGTCTAG
- a CDS encoding TetR/AcrR family transcriptional regulator — MSVRKTQKEATRQRVLDAARELFESKGYDTTTVREIAQLAAVSVGSVFTTFSSKGDILSQVMADRLDALYGELDRLAPHLRGSTSDRLRSIFAIHYAFETRRTRLFLAHIAAAYNWALTPSSRPYGRNPRLRNVIRDCLAEGKARGDVDPAGDLDLMVDALMASYAWTYRLAAWENADAETMSAVMDRHIGLIADGFRPRPSENA, encoded by the coding sequence TTGAGCGTACGGAAAACGCAGAAGGAAGCGACGCGCCAACGCGTCCTCGACGCCGCCCGGGAACTGTTCGAGAGCAAGGGCTACGACACCACGACCGTGCGCGAGATCGCCCAGCTCGCCGCCGTATCGGTCGGCAGCGTGTTCACGACCTTCTCCTCCAAGGGCGACATCCTCAGTCAGGTGATGGCCGACCGGCTGGACGCGCTCTATGGCGAACTCGACCGCCTCGCGCCCCACCTGCGGGGCTCGACCTCGGACCGCCTGCGCTCGATCTTCGCCATCCACTACGCGTTCGAGACCCGCCGCACGCGGCTGTTCCTTGCGCACATCGCCGCCGCCTACAACTGGGCCCTCACGCCGTCCAGCCGCCCCTATGGCCGCAACCCGCGCCTGCGCAACGTCATCCGCGACTGCCTGGCCGAAGGAAAGGCCCGCGGCGACGTCGATCCGGCCGGCGACCTTGACCTCATGGTCGACGCCCTGATGGCCTCCTACGCCTGGACATACCGGCTGGCGGCCTGGGAAAACGCCGACGCCGAGACCATGAGCGCGGTCATGGATCGCCATATCGGCCTGATCGCCGATGGCTTCCGCCCGCGTCCGTCGGAAAACGCCTAG